The DNA sequence CCGTCTTGTAGAATCCTGACCCTTTGAAAACAAGCCCGACTCCGGAGGAGATTATTTTTTTCGCCGTGGATCCGCAAGAAGGGCAAACGGCGTCAGGGGGCGAATTGAAATCTCTGAGAAGCTCGAAGCATTCTCCGCATTTTTCGCATTTATATTCGTATATAGGCATAAATACTCCCTTGGAAGGTTTTGTTTATTTCAAGTTCCATCGCCGAAAAGCGGCTAAGGAAACGTATTTTCTATGATAAGTCAAAAACAGATTTAATAAAAGAAAAAAATGTTTCATAAAACAAAAAAAGGGGGCGAAGCCCCCTTTTTATCAGTACATGTCGCCCATACCTCCCGGAGGCATCTGGGGGGCTTTTTCCTTTTCGGGCTTCTCAGTTATCATCGCTTCGGTTGTAATCAGCAGTGAAGCGACTGAAGAAGCGTTCTGAATCGCGCTTCTGACGACTTTAGTCGGGTCTATGATTCCAGCCTTGAGAAGGTCTACGTATTCGCATTTTTCAGCGTCGAATCCGAAAGAGTTCTCTTTGGAATCTTTCACCTTTTCAACTACTATCGCGCCTTCCCAACCGGCGTTTATCGCTATCTGTTTGAGAGGGGCTTCGACGGATTTTCTTATTATCTCTATTCCGGTGCGTTCGTCGATCTCTATGTCTTTCGAAGCTATCAGCTTATCGAGAGCGGGTAAACACCTTATGAGGGCAACTCCGCCGCC is a window from the candidate division WOR-3 bacterium genome containing:
- a CDS encoding zinc ribbon domain-containing protein; amino-acid sequence: MPIYEYKCEKCGECFELLRDFNSPPDAVCPSCGSTAKKIISSGVGLVFKGSGFYKTDYKDKKTSTCEKSKDSTCKTCPKSKAEA